A region of Takifugu rubripes chromosome 6, fTakRub1.2, whole genome shotgun sequence DNA encodes the following proteins:
- the lage3 gene encoding L antigen family member 3-like, translating to MAAIEGEVKNESGKLEFSLDVPFPSSREAVIALRSLSPDREPRKGGIEKELTLSGSTLSVRWRADEARILRVSVNSFLDHLSLVLETMEMFGPPVSQ from the exons ATGGCGGCGATAGAGGGAGAAGTAAAGAATGAATCCGGAAAACTGGAATT CTCTCTGGACGTTCCCTTCCCATCCTCCCGTGAGGCCGTCATCGCCCTGCGTTCGCTGTCACCAGACAGGGAGCCAAGGAAAGGTGGCATAGAAAAGGAGCTGACACTGTCTGGCAGCACCCTTTCTGT GAGGTGGCGAGCAGATGAAGCGCGGATCCTCCGAGTGTCAGTCAACTCATTCCTGGATCATCTTTCTCTAGTTCTGGAAACCATGGAGATGTTTGGACCCCCTGTTTCTCAGTGA
- the LOC101073739 gene encoding cGMP-dependent protein kinase 1-like: MATVSKCTGTLRDLQLALQLKIEELRQRDALIDELELELDTKDDLIRQLQIELDRYRSSSQQALSSQETANTGAAVQTAFASDEPLRIKRQAISAEPSGLDPAKLTDVTLTSYLKTKESGELIQKALMNNDFMKHLEHGQILTIMDCMYPTTLSKGCCVIQEGDDGSTVYVLEEGMVEVTKQGKTLCTIGPGKVFGELAILYNCTRTASVTALTDIKLWAIDRQNFQTIMMRSGVIKHSQYMDFLRSIPSFQSLPEDGLSKLADVLEETHYGDSDYIIRQGATGDTFFIISEGQVKVSQQNSPSDEQVTVTTLSKGDWFGEQALKGEDVRTASYTAVGDVTCLVIDRESFKQLIGGLDEVKKKQCENNEVKEKLQAEADFFSSVSLNDFNTICTLGMGGFSRVELVQLKNETNRSFALKVLKKRHIVDTSQQGHILSERHIMMEAHSPFIVRLYRTFKDSKFLYMLLEACLGGELWTLLRDKGSFDDSTTRFYTGCVIEALAFLHTRGIIYRDLKPENIILDNRGYAKLVDFGFAKKVGLGKKTWTFCGTPEYVAPEIILNKGHDSSADCWSLGILIFELLSGSPPFSGSDPMMTYNIILRGIDMIEFPKKITKSAATLIKRLCRDNPSERIGNQKNGVKDIQKHKWFEGFNWEGLRQGNIDPPYTPTVDGPQDNSNFDYFPLDTDGPPPDEESGWDLEF; the protein is encoded by the exons ATGGCGACGGTGTCTAAGTGCACCGGCACCCTCAGAGACCTTCAGCTGGCCCTGCAGTTGAAGATCGAGGAGCTGCGACAGAGAGACGCGCTTATCGATGAGCTGGAACTGGAGCTCGACACCAAGGATGATCTAATCAGGCAGCTGCAGATAGAGCTGGACCGGTACCGCAGCTCGTCCCAGCAAGCTCTCAGCTCCCAGGAGACAGCAAACACAG GAGCGGCCGTCCAGACGGCGTTCGCCTCCGACGAACCCCTGCGCATCAAGAGACAGGCCATCTCGGCCGAACCGTCAGGTCTGGACCCCGCCAAGCTCACTGACGTCACGCTGACCAGCTATCTCAAGACAAAGGa GTCTGGTGAGCTGATCCAGAAGGCTTTAATGAACAACGACTTCATGAAACATCTGGAACACGGGCAG ATTCTCACCATCATGGACTGCATGTATCCCACCACCCTGTCTAAAGGCTGCTGCGTCATCCAGGAGGGAGACGATGGCTCCACCGTCTACGTCCTTGAGG AGGGGATGGTCGAGGTCACCAAACAGGGCAAGACATTATGCACCATCGGTCCGGGAAAGGTCTTTGGAGAGCTGGCGATCCTGTACAACTGCACTCGCACGGCATCCGTCACAG CGCTGACTGACATCAAGCTGTGGGCCATTGACCGGCAGAATTTCCAGACCATCATGATGAGAAGCGGCGTGATCAAGCATTCCCAGTACATGGACTTCCTCCGCAG CATTCCCTCCTTCCAGTCGCTACCTGAGGACGGCCTCAGCAAACTAGCAGATGTTTTGGAGGAG aCTCATTATGGTGACTCTGATTACATTATTCGTCAGGGCGCCACCGGAGACACATTCTTCATCATCAGCGAAGggcag GTAAAAGTCTCACAGCAGAACTCTCCCAGTGACGAGCAGGTGACCGTGACCACTCTGTCCAAGGGCGACTGGTTTGGCGAACAGGCTCTAAAAGG GGAGGACGTGCGCACAGCCAGTTACACGGCCGTGGGAGACGTCACATGCCTGGTCATCGACAGAGA ATCTTTCAAACAGCTGATTGGGGGACTggatgaggtaaaaaaaaagcagtgcGAAAACAACGAGGTCAAGGAAAA GCtgcaggcagaggcagatttcTTCTCCAGTGTGTCCCTGAACGATTTCAACACCATCTGCACCCTGGGGATGGGGGGCTTCAGTCGAGTGGAGCTG GTGCAGCTGAAGAACGAGACCAATCGATCCTTCGCCCTCAAAGTGCTGAAGAAGCGCCACATTGTGGACACCAGCCAGCAGGGTCACATCCTGTCGGAGCGCCACATCATGATGGAGGCTCACAGCCCGTTCATCGTCAG gttgtATCGGACCTTCAAAGACTCCAAATTTCTCTACATGCTACTGGAGGCCTGCCTGGGAGGAGAATTATGGACGCTGCTGCGGGACAA GGGGTCGTTTGATGACAGCACCACTCGCTTCTACACCGGCTGCGTCATCGAAGCTCTGGCCTTCCTGCACACCAGAGGAATCATCTACAGAGACCTCAAACCTGAGAACATCATACTGGACAACCGAGGCTACGCCAAGCTG gtgGACTTTGGATTTGCCAAAAAGGTGGGTCTGGGTAAGAAGACGTGGACCTTTTGTGGAACCCCTGAGTACGTTGCTCCCGAGATCATCCTGAACAAAGGTCACGACAGTTCAGCTGACTGCTGGTCTCTGGGAATATTGATCTTTGAGCTGCTCAGTGGCAG ccctCCATTTTCCGGCTCCGATCCCATGATGACCTACAACATCATCCTCAGAGGCATCGACATGATCGAGTTCCCCAAGAAGATCACCAAGAGCGCCGCGACCCTCATCAAAAGACTCTGCAG GGACAATCCTTCGGAGAGGATTGGAAATCAGAAAAACGGAGTGAAGGATATTCAAAAGCACAA GTGGTTCGAGGGCTTCAACTGGGAAGGCCTCCGTCAGGGGAACATAGACCCTCCGTACACGCCGACC GTGGACGGACCACAGGACAACAGCAACTTTGACTACTTCCCGTTGGACACAGACGGCCCTCCTCCTGACGAAGAGTCTGGCTGGGACCTTGAGTTTTAG
- the stc1l gene encoding stanniocalcin 1, like precursor (The RefSeq protein has 2 substitutions compared to this genomic sequence) — MLPGSAPLLLLLGLSTAACFELPPEEGAPRRARFSANSPADVARCLNGAVAVGCGFFSCLENSTCDTDGMHEICELFLHTAATFNTEGKTFVKRSLQCISQGISSKVFQTIRRCNIFQRMIAEVQEECYTSLDICNVARTNPDTIGDVVQVPTHFPNRYYSTLLQTLQGCDEQTVAAVRAGLVARLGPDMETFLQLVQNKPCNADSGSNTYDNPASWRNMPVFNIQPGFRGRDPTHLFARRSVDDVEKGFKSEN, encoded by the exons ATGCTGCCaggctccgctccgctcctcctgctcctcggcCTCAGCACCGCCGCCTGCTTCGAGCTGCCGCCGGAGGAAGGCGCCCCCCGCCGGGCACGATTCTCTGCCAACAGCCCGA ctgaTGTGGCCAGATGTTTGAATGGCGCCGTGGCCGTGGGCTGCGGATTTTTCTCCTGCCTGGAAAACTCAACCTGCGACACCGACGGAATGCACGAAATCTGCGAACTCTTCCTGCACACGGCTGCTACTTTCAACACTGAG ggaaAGACCTTTGTGAAGAGAAGCCTGCAGTGCATCTCGCAGGGAATCTCCTCGAAGGTTTTCCAGACCATCCGCCGCTGCAACATCTTCCAGAGGATGATCGCGGAG GTGCAGGAAGAGTGTTACACCAGCCTCGACATCTGCAACGTGGCACGGACCAACCCCGACACCATCGGAGATGTGGTGCAGGTGCCCACACACTTCCCCAACAG GTATTACAGCACCCTGCTGCAGACCCTTCAGGGCTGCGATGAGCAGACGGTGGCGGCTGTGAGGGCTGGCCTGGTCGCCAGGCTGGGGCCTGACATGGagaccttcctccagctcgtccagaACAAACCCTGCAATGCCGACTCCGGCTCCAACGCGTACGACAACCCAGCCAGCTGGAGAAACATGCCCGTGTTTAACATCCAGCCCGGCTTCAGAGGCCGAGACCCCACCCACCTGTTTGCCAGGAGGTCCGTGGATGACGTGGAGAAAGGGTTCAAATCTGAGAACTAG
- the fgfr1b gene encoding fibroblast growth factor receptor 1b isoform X2 — MFPFRRSQLLLSCILLVALVQLPRSESRPATERTDTADVVKSSEDEDDDESSSEENKLSSELSTSNEKLNSPALQWVMPEKMEKQLHAVPVGKTVKLRCQAIGSPVPSLRWYKNGKEFRKDQRIGGFKVRGQTWTLIMESVIPSDKGNYTCVVENEYGRLQHTYVLDVVERSPHRPFLQFGLPANQTAVIGSDVAFVCRVFSDAQPHIQWLKHITVNGSTVGPDGLPHIRVLKTAGLNTTDKDMEVLTLRNVSLNDSGEYTCLAGNSIGVSHHSAWLTVVDDAPPSVLPSQTYLEIFIYCLGFFLVMILTATAVLCRLCCAPKKSDFSSQIAVQKLAKSIPLKRQVSVESSSSLQSGACLIRQSRLPSAATTILMGVSECELPYDPIWELPRERLTLGKPLGEGCFGQVVLAEAVGLDKNKPTRLTKVAVKMLKADATEKDRADLISEMEMMKMIGKHKNIINLLGACTQDGPLYVLVEYASKGNLRDYLRARRPAGLEYWSSSRPVSLASLEIMELVSAAYQVARGMAYLASKKCIHRDLAARNVLVTEDNVMKIADFGLARDVHHIDYYKKTTNGRLPVKWMAPEALFDRIYTHQSDVWSFGVLLWEIFTLGGSPYPGVPVEELFKLLKEGHRMEKPATSTQELYLMMRDCWHAVPSRRPTFQQLVEDLDRMLSLMANQEYLDLAVPMVQYSEVNPSASVGFFNTT; from the exons ATGTTTCCCTTCCGCCgctcccagctgctgctgtcgtgCATCCTGCTGGTTGCGCTGGTCCAGCTTCCTCGGTCTGAGTCCAGGCCGGccacagagaggacagacactG CTGATGTAGTTAAATCCTCGGAAGATGAAGACGACGATGAGTCATCCTCGGAGGAAAATAAATTATCCAGCGAGCTGTCGACCAGCAATGAAAAGCTCAACT CTCCGGCGCTGCAGTGGGTGATGCCggaaaagatggaaaagcaACTCCACGCCGTTCCTGTCGGTAAGACCGTAAAATTAAGATGCCAGGCCATCGGAAGCCCCGTCCCCTCTCTGCGCTGGTACAAGAATGGAAAAGAGTTCAGGAAGGACCAGAGAATTGGAGGTTTCAAG GTCAGAGGCCAAACTTGGACTCTAATAATGGAGTCAGTGATTCCTTCTGATAAAGGGAACTACACCTGCGTGGTGGAGAATGAGTACGGGAGACTGCAGCACACCTACGTGCTGGACGTAGTCG AGCGCTCTCCTCACAGGCCGTTCCTGCAGTTCGGTCTGCCCGCCAACCAAACCGCAGTCATTGGCAGCGATGTGGCGTTTGTGTGCCGCGTGTTCAGCGACGCGCAGCCGCACATCCAGTGGCTCAAACACATCACGGTCAACGGCAGCACAGTGGGACCAGACGGACTCCCACATATCCGTGTTCTCAAG ACGGCAGGCTTGAACACCACAGACAAAGACATGGAAGTATTGACGCTGAGGAACGTGTCTCTGAACGATTCCGGGGAGTACACCTGCCTGGCTGGGAACTCCATCGGAGTCTCTCATCATTCTGCCTGGCTCACCGTGGTCGACG ATGCTCCGCCCTCTGTGCTGCCCTCTCAGACATACTTGGAGATCTTCATCTACTGCCTTGGCTTTTTCCTTGTGATGATCCTCACAGCCACAGCTGTCCTCTGCAGACTCTGTTGTGCCCCAAAGAAGAGTGACTTTAGCAGTCAGATCGCTGTGCAGAAGCTAGCTAAGAGTATTCCTCTAAAGAGACAG GTGTCAGTTgagtcctcttcctctcttcagtCTGGGGCGTGTTTGATTCGCCAGTCTCGTCTTCCCAGTGCAGCCACCACCATCCTGATGGGAGTGTCTGAGTGCGAACTTCCCTACGATCCGATTTGGGAGCTGCCACGTGAAAG GCTGACGCTGGGGAAGCCTCTCGGGGAAGGGTGCTTCGGCCAGGTGGTTCTGGCCGAGGCTGTTGGGCtcgacaaaaacaaacccacacGTCTCACAAAGGTGGCTGTAAAAATGCTCAAAG CGGATGCCACAGAGAAGGACCGGGCTGACCTCATCTCTGAAatggaaatgatgaagatgatcgGCAAACATAAGAACATCATTAACCTGCTGGGAGCGTGCACACAGGATG GGCCCCTGTATGTGCTTGTGGAGTACGCCTCAAAGGGGAACCTGCGGGATTACCTCCGCGCTCGTAGACCAGCCGGGCTGGAGTACTGGAGCAGCTCCAGGCCAGTTTCTCTGGCCAGTTTGGAGATCATGGAGCTGGTTTCTGCTGCTTACCAGGTGGCCAGAGGAATGGCTTACCTAGCATCAAAGAAG TGCATCCACAGAGACCTGGCAGCCAGGAACGTGCTGGTCACAGAAGATAATGTGATGAAGATCGCCGACTTCGGTCTGGCCCGGGATGTCCACCACATCGACTACTACAAGAAGACCACAAAT GGTCGTCTGCCTGTGAAGTGGATGGCACCAGAAGCTTTATTCGACCGCATCTACACCCACCAGAGTGATGT ATGGTCATTTGGGGTTTTGCTGTGGGAGATCTTTACCCTTGGGGGGTCCCCATACCCCGGAGTCCCTGTGGAGGAACTGTTCAAGCTGCTAAAAGAGGGACATCGCATGGAAAAACCTGCCACCTCCACTCAGGAATT GTACCTGATGATGAGGGACTGCTGGCATGCTGTTCCATCCCGCAGACCAACGTTCCAGCAGCTGGTTGAAGATTTAGACCGCATGCTTTCTCTCATGGCTAACCAG GAGTACCTGGACCTGGCCGTTCCCATGGTTCAGTACTCGGAGGTCAACCCCTCTGCTTCGGTTGGTTTTTTCAACACCACATAG
- the fgfr1b gene encoding fibroblast growth factor receptor 1b isoform X1, with protein sequence MRISFRGDLSRSCREFSSQDAMFPFRRSQLLLSCILLVALVQLPRSESRPATERTDTADVVKSSEDEDDDESSSEENKLSSELSTSNEKLNSPALQWVMPEKMEKQLHAVPVGKTVKLRCQAIGSPVPSLRWYKNGKEFRKDQRIGGFKVRGQTWTLIMESVIPSDKGNYTCVVENEYGRLQHTYVLDVVERSPHRPFLQFGLPANQTAVIGSDVAFVCRVFSDAQPHIQWLKHITVNGSTVGPDGLPHIRVLKTAGLNTTDKDMEVLTLRNVSLNDSGEYTCLAGNSIGVSHHSAWLTVVDDAPPSVLPSQTYLEIFIYCLGFFLVMILTATAVLCRLCCAPKKSDFSSQIAVQKLAKSIPLKRQVSVESSSSLQSGACLIRQSRLPSAATTILMGVSECELPYDPIWELPRERLTLGKPLGEGCFGQVVLAEAVGLDKNKPTRLTKVAVKMLKADATEKDRADLISEMEMMKMIGKHKNIINLLGACTQDGPLYVLVEYASKGNLRDYLRARRPAGLEYWSSSRPVSLASLEIMELVSAAYQVARGMAYLASKKCIHRDLAARNVLVTEDNVMKIADFGLARDVHHIDYYKKTTNGRLPVKWMAPEALFDRIYTHQSDVWSFGVLLWEIFTLGGSPYPGVPVEELFKLLKEGHRMEKPATSTQELYLMMRDCWHAVPSRRPTFQQLVEDLDRMLSLMANQEYLDLAVPMVQYSEVNPSASVGFFNTT encoded by the exons ATGCGGATCAGCTTCAGA GGTGATCTAAGTCGAAGTTGCCGTGAATTTTCCAGCCAGGACGCCATGTTTCCCTTCCGCCgctcccagctgctgctgtcgtgCATCCTGCTGGTTGCGCTGGTCCAGCTTCCTCGGTCTGAGTCCAGGCCGGccacagagaggacagacactG CTGATGTAGTTAAATCCTCGGAAGATGAAGACGACGATGAGTCATCCTCGGAGGAAAATAAATTATCCAGCGAGCTGTCGACCAGCAATGAAAAGCTCAACT CTCCGGCGCTGCAGTGGGTGATGCCggaaaagatggaaaagcaACTCCACGCCGTTCCTGTCGGTAAGACCGTAAAATTAAGATGCCAGGCCATCGGAAGCCCCGTCCCCTCTCTGCGCTGGTACAAGAATGGAAAAGAGTTCAGGAAGGACCAGAGAATTGGAGGTTTCAAG GTCAGAGGCCAAACTTGGACTCTAATAATGGAGTCAGTGATTCCTTCTGATAAAGGGAACTACACCTGCGTGGTGGAGAATGAGTACGGGAGACTGCAGCACACCTACGTGCTGGACGTAGTCG AGCGCTCTCCTCACAGGCCGTTCCTGCAGTTCGGTCTGCCCGCCAACCAAACCGCAGTCATTGGCAGCGATGTGGCGTTTGTGTGCCGCGTGTTCAGCGACGCGCAGCCGCACATCCAGTGGCTCAAACACATCACGGTCAACGGCAGCACAGTGGGACCAGACGGACTCCCACATATCCGTGTTCTCAAG ACGGCAGGCTTGAACACCACAGACAAAGACATGGAAGTATTGACGCTGAGGAACGTGTCTCTGAACGATTCCGGGGAGTACACCTGCCTGGCTGGGAACTCCATCGGAGTCTCTCATCATTCTGCCTGGCTCACCGTGGTCGACG ATGCTCCGCCCTCTGTGCTGCCCTCTCAGACATACTTGGAGATCTTCATCTACTGCCTTGGCTTTTTCCTTGTGATGATCCTCACAGCCACAGCTGTCCTCTGCAGACTCTGTTGTGCCCCAAAGAAGAGTGACTTTAGCAGTCAGATCGCTGTGCAGAAGCTAGCTAAGAGTATTCCTCTAAAGAGACAG GTGTCAGTTgagtcctcttcctctcttcagtCTGGGGCGTGTTTGATTCGCCAGTCTCGTCTTCCCAGTGCAGCCACCACCATCCTGATGGGAGTGTCTGAGTGCGAACTTCCCTACGATCCGATTTGGGAGCTGCCACGTGAAAG GCTGACGCTGGGGAAGCCTCTCGGGGAAGGGTGCTTCGGCCAGGTGGTTCTGGCCGAGGCTGTTGGGCtcgacaaaaacaaacccacacGTCTCACAAAGGTGGCTGTAAAAATGCTCAAAG CGGATGCCACAGAGAAGGACCGGGCTGACCTCATCTCTGAAatggaaatgatgaagatgatcgGCAAACATAAGAACATCATTAACCTGCTGGGAGCGTGCACACAGGATG GGCCCCTGTATGTGCTTGTGGAGTACGCCTCAAAGGGGAACCTGCGGGATTACCTCCGCGCTCGTAGACCAGCCGGGCTGGAGTACTGGAGCAGCTCCAGGCCAGTTTCTCTGGCCAGTTTGGAGATCATGGAGCTGGTTTCTGCTGCTTACCAGGTGGCCAGAGGAATGGCTTACCTAGCATCAAAGAAG TGCATCCACAGAGACCTGGCAGCCAGGAACGTGCTGGTCACAGAAGATAATGTGATGAAGATCGCCGACTTCGGTCTGGCCCGGGATGTCCACCACATCGACTACTACAAGAAGACCACAAAT GGTCGTCTGCCTGTGAAGTGGATGGCACCAGAAGCTTTATTCGACCGCATCTACACCCACCAGAGTGATGT ATGGTCATTTGGGGTTTTGCTGTGGGAGATCTTTACCCTTGGGGGGTCCCCATACCCCGGAGTCCCTGTGGAGGAACTGTTCAAGCTGCTAAAAGAGGGACATCGCATGGAAAAACCTGCCACCTCCACTCAGGAATT GTACCTGATGATGAGGGACTGCTGGCATGCTGTTCCATCCCGCAGACCAACGTTCCAGCAGCTGGTTGAAGATTTAGACCGCATGCTTTCTCTCATGGCTAACCAG GAGTACCTGGACCTGGCCGTTCCCATGGTTCAGTACTCGGAGGTCAACCCCTCTGCTTCGGTTGGTTTTTTCAACACCACATAG
- the kctd9b gene encoding BTB/POZ domain-containing protein KCTD9b, translating into MRRVTLFVNGTTTNGRVVAVYGSLDDLLSVASSKLGIRASSVYNGNGGLIDDISLIRDDDVLFISEGELCEEPQEDLSGPEKSQTHTDWLTLNVGGRCFTTTRSTLVSQEPESMLAHMFKEKDVWGNKQDSQGAYLIDRSPDYFEPILNYLRHGQLIINEGINPLGVLEEARFFGIEQLAEQLETLIKSSQPPDDHSPLTRKEFIRFLLATTTKSELRCQGLNFTGADLSRLDLRYINFKMANLRGANLSHANLSGANLERADLSMACLDAANLQGVKMLCTNAEGASLRGCNFEDPAGIKANLEGANLKGVDMEGSQMTGINLRVATLKNAKLKNCNLRGATLAGTDLENCDLSGCDLQEANLRGSNVKGAIFEEMLTPLHMSQSVR; encoded by the exons ATGCGAAGAGTTACGCTGTTTGTCAACGGAACCACCACGAACGGAAGG GTGGTGGCTGTGTACGGTTCTCTAGACGATTTACTGTCTGTGGCCAGTTCCAAACTGGGAATAAGAGCCTCTAGTGTTTATAACGGGAATGGCGGCCTCATCGACGACATTTCATTAATCAG GGATGATGATGTGCTGTTCATATCAGAAGGAGAGTTATGTGAGG AGCCCCAGGAAGACCTCAGTGGCCCTGAGAAGAGCCAGACACACACTGATTGGCTGACGCTTAATGTTGGCGGCCGTTGCTTCACCACCACAAG gAGCACGCTGGTCAGTCAAGAGCCTGAAAGTATGCTGGCTCACATGTTCAAAGAAAAAG ATGTTTGGGGGAACAAGCAGGACTCTCAGGGGGCTTATCTGATCGACCGGAGTCCAGATTACTTTGAACCCATTCTGAATTATCTGAGACACGGTCAGCTGATCATCAACGAAGGGATCAACCCTCTGG GCGTGCTGGAAGAGGCTCGTTTCTTCGGTATAGAACAACTCGCCGAACAACTGGAGACTCTCATAAAG TCCTCTCAGCCCCCCGATGATCATTCCCCTTTGACTCGAAAGGAGTTTATTCGATTTCTGTTGGCCACCACAACCAAGTCAGAGCTGCGTTGTCAG GGTCTCAACTTTACTGGTGCAGATTTGTCTCGCCTGGATCTGCGCTACATCAACTTTAAGATGGCCAACCTGAGAGGAGCGAACCTGAGCCACGCTAACCTGAGTGGGGCCAACCTGGAGAGGGCAGACCTGTCCATGGCGTGTCTGGAT GCAGCTAACCTGCAGGGTGTGAAGATGCTGTGCACCAATGCAGAAGGAGCCTCCCTGAGAGGTTGTAATTTTGAAGATCCTGCTGGAATCAAAGCCAATTTGGAGG gagccAATCTTAAGGGTGTGGACATGGAGGGAAGTCAGATGACAGGAATCAACCTGAGAGTGGCCACGTTGAAAAACGCCAAACTGAAGAACTGCAACCTGAGAGGGGCCACGCTCGCTGGCACAGACCTGGAG aaCTGTGACCTTTCAGGATGCGACCTTCAGGAGGCCAACCTGAGGGGCTCCAATGTGAAGGGGGCCATATTTGAGGAGATGCTGACTCCCCTGCACATGTCTCAGAGCGTgcggtaa